Proteins from a genomic interval of Marmota flaviventris isolate mMarFla1 chromosome 8, mMarFla1.hap1, whole genome shotgun sequence:
- the LOC114091404 gene encoding phospholipid scramblase 2-like, producing MKTSDTAHWIDTSESTTDCPPGLEYLAEVNQLTVCHRFDMEVLCYLEANKTYEVMNNQGHRIYVVEEQSNWFLRYLCGLARPFTMTIYDNTGQVVITVHKGLGGSCCCCIRCHSCCPQKLIVEAPPGKTIGYVHQKFHPIWPSLKIKNQKKEDVLKIKGPCLVSGCLRNLNFNILSVGDERVIGNISKLCPGFVKGLLSDADSFKIQFPYDLDVKIKALMLGASLFIDYMYFELCP from the exons ATGAAGACATCAGATACAGCCCATTGGATAGACACATCAGAGTCAACCACTGACTGTCCACCTGGATTGGAATATTTGGCTGAG GTAAATCAGTTGACAGTGTGTCATCGTTTTGATATGGAAG TCCTCTGTTATTTGGAAGCTAATAAAACATACGAGGTCATGAATAATCAAGGACATAGAATTTATGTTGTAGAAGAGCAAAGTAATTGGTTCCTGCGATACCTCTGTGGATTGGCCAGGCCGTTTACCATGACGATTTATGATAACACAGGTCAAGTCGTGATCACTGTGCATAAAGGTCTAGGAGGCAGCTGCTGTTGCTGCATTCGCTGCCACAGCTGCTGCCCACAGAAG TTAATAGTTGAAGCTCCACCTGGGAAAACAATTGGGTATGTTCATCAAAAGTTTCACCCTATTTGgccaagtttaaaaataaaaaatcagaaaaaggagGATGTACTGAAAATCAAAGGACCATGTTTGGTTTCTGGATGTCTCAGGAATCTAAATTTTAAT ATATTGTCTGTGGGTGATGAAAGAGTTAttggaaatatttcaaaactttGCCCTGGATTTGTGAAAGGATTGTTATCAGATGCTGATTCATTTAAAATCCAGTTTCCATATGATCTTGATGTTAAAATCAAAGCACTGATGCTTGGAGCAAGTTTGTTCATT GATTACATGTATTTTGAACTCTGTCCCTAA